In a genomic window of Melopsittacus undulatus isolate bMelUnd1 chromosome 1, bMelUnd1.mat.Z, whole genome shotgun sequence:
- the SLC7A13 gene encoding solute carrier family 7 member 13, producing the protein MGERKSDDPKDVIRKGKSKTQLKRNIGYFDGVSFIIGTIVGAGIFVSPTGVLKHSLLNVGVALTIWTASGLVSLMGSLCYAELGAALPFSGGEYSHIKRGLGSLPAFVFIWTSTVTKPASNAARALLFAEYATQPFYGVCPAPEVVKKCLALAVLWSLGILNSRSVKMAAWVQTVFTLLKMMALSVIAIGGIVLLVGGRRESLARFENMFSSEIPSASQVAEAFFQGLYAYGGWWSLNYMAEEIKNPSRNIPLTVMTAVPAVMVFYLLVNISYLTVLTPKEIVSSVAVAVTWADRVIPSVAWIIPLSVAVSIFGALNSSMFTLGRLSYAGSQSGHLPVLMSMLNVHSCTPAPAMIFSTTIASIFIIPSDLIMLTNYFGFSAWLMTGLTCASLIVLRYREPHLHRPYKVFLPVPFVMVAVSFFLVLAPIVWSPNLQYVYAFLFMLGSLLVYLPFIHFKLHFSFLDKITCHLQLLLEVSPADGSAESKCE; encoded by the exons atgggtgaAAGAAAAAGCGATGACCCCAAAGATGtgatcagaaaaggaaaatccaagACGCAACTCAAAAGAAATATAGGTTATTTTGATGGGGTAAGTTTTATTATAGGAACAATTGTTGGGGCAGGGATCTTTGTTTCTCCCACTGGGGTGTTAAAGCATTCCTTACTTAATGTTGGTGTTGCACTAACGATCTGGACTGCATCTGGGCTGGTTTCTCTGATGGGTTCCCTCTGCtatgcagagctgggagctgctctgccatTCTCTGGAGGAGAATACAGCCACATTAAAAGAGGCCTTGGATCCCTACCTGCTTTTGTGTTTATCTGGACATCAACAGTTACCAAGCCAGCTTCGAATGCTGCTCGAGCTTTGCTGTTTGCTGAATATGCCACCCAGCCTTTCTACGGTGTTTGTCCTGCACCAGAAGTGGTGAAGAAATGCTTGGCCTTGGCCGTTCTCTGGTCCCTGGGGATTTTGAATAGTCGCAGTGTTAAAATGGCTGCATGGGTGCAGACAGTTTTCACTCTGCTGAAGATGATGGCCTTGTCTGTAATTGCCATCGGTGGCATAGTTCTCCTTGTTGGCGGGAGAAGGGAGAGTTTGGCCAGGTTTGAGAACATGTTCAGCTCAGAGATCCCCAGTGCATCACAGGTTGCCGAAGCCTTCTTCCAAGGACTGTACGCTTACGGTGGCTGGTGGTCCCTCAATTATATGGCAG agGAGATTAAAAACCCTAGCAGGAATATCCCCTTAACTGTGATGACTGCTGTTCCTGCAGTAATGGTTTTTTATTTACTGGTGAACATCTCATATCTGACTGTCCTCACACCTAAGGAAATCGTCTCTTCAG TTGCTGTGGCAGTCACTTGGGCTGATCGAGTGATCCCCTCTGTTGCCTGGATCATTCCTCTCTCTGTTGCTGTCTCAATATTTGGTGCCCTCAACAGCAGCATGTTCACACTAGGTCGATTAAGCTATGCTGGAAGTCAGTCAGGACATTTACCTGTTTTAATGTCCATGCTTAATGTCCATTCCTGTACTCCAGCACCAGCCATGATTTTTTCAACCACCATTGCATCCATTTTTATCATCCCTTCTGACCTTATTATGTTAACAAATTACTTTGGATTTTCTGCCTGGCTTATGACTGGATTGACTTGTGCAAGCCTGATTGTACTTCGATACCGGGAACCTCATCTGCATCGCCCGTacaaa GTGTTTCTACCAGTTCCATTTGTGATGGTGGCAGTGTCTTTCTTCTTAGTGTTAGCTCCCATAGTCTGGTCTCCAAATCTGCAATATGTTTATGCCTTCCTGTTTATGCTGGGAAGTCTTCTTGTTTATCTGCCtttcatacattttaaattgcatttttcatttcttgatAAAATTACTTGCCACTTACAGCTCCTGTTGGAAGTCTCCCCTGCTGATGGGTCTGCTGAGAGCAAATGTGAATAA